In Streptomyces sp. P3, one DNA window encodes the following:
- a CDS encoding penicillin acylase family protein: protein MTTEIYRDAWGVPHLRADDARSLARLQGLVTARDRAWQLEVERHRARGTSASFLGPDALSWDLLVRRARLDDTARRCFDDLAGRDPETADWTRAYVDGVNEGLRETSRAGRAPEFARVGLEPGRWEPWTPLAVWLATHLLFAGFPAKLWREEAARHLGPEAVGLFATDGPGTSGSNGWLVSGDRTVTGRPVIAGDPHRFVEDPGVYQQIRLACDEFDVVGLAVPGVPGIAHFGHTGTVAWAITNAMADYQDLYRERLRRTGAGVEALGPDGCWRRVARHIELVRVAGEEPVEVEVLETERGPVIAGGPEGLDDATPATPATSDAPATPGAPATLGAPATPGALGTPEVPGTPEPSGVPGTPGGLGSRDRAPGTPDGAPGTPPLAVSLRYPPRVTSDLGFQTLLPLLRARRVADVDRAFDHWVEPVNVVQAADTEGGLLHRVAGRVPRRAAANGTRVVPAWEPGHEWTGWHETPRAGLTDGVAVMANQRGPAARLGVEFAAPHRADRIRTLLARRRHWSASDMRAVHTDTRLASAEPLLDCVSALDDLTGPAAALRERLLRWDRRMDADSEDAGRYAALRGAVVRRLAAHPAFAALTAPPAYPDVLLPWLALLPRIGFALEHLLRAEELYGVDRPRLVREALEETAGQPAARWGDTHRLAPWRALPDPSYRGPALAGDHDCVLCTSSVPGATDLAARGPAARYVWDLARREDSLWVVPHGASGVPGHPHHHDQLPLWLEGELAPVVTDWAQLKKESDHD, encoded by the coding sequence GTGACCACCGAGATCTACCGCGACGCGTGGGGCGTCCCGCATCTGCGCGCCGACGACGCCCGATCGCTCGCCCGCCTCCAGGGACTGGTGACCGCACGGGACCGCGCCTGGCAGCTCGAGGTCGAACGGCACCGCGCGCGGGGCACCTCGGCGTCGTTCCTCGGACCCGACGCCCTCTCCTGGGACCTTCTCGTGCGCCGCGCCCGCCTCGACGACACGGCGCGACGCTGCTTCGACGACCTGGCCGGGCGCGACCCCGAGACGGCCGACTGGACGCGCGCGTACGTCGACGGCGTCAACGAGGGCCTGCGGGAGACGTCCCGCGCCGGCCGCGCGCCCGAGTTCGCGCGTGTCGGCCTCGAGCCCGGCCGCTGGGAACCCTGGACGCCGCTGGCCGTCTGGCTGGCCACGCACCTCCTGTTCGCCGGGTTCCCCGCCAAGCTGTGGCGCGAGGAGGCCGCCCGGCATCTCGGCCCCGAGGCGGTCGGGCTGTTCGCCACGGACGGGCCCGGCACCTCCGGCAGCAACGGCTGGCTGGTGAGCGGCGACCGCACGGTCACCGGCCGGCCGGTCATCGCCGGCGACCCGCACCGGTTCGTCGAGGACCCCGGCGTGTATCAGCAGATCCGCCTGGCCTGCGACGAGTTCGACGTCGTCGGACTCGCGGTCCCCGGCGTCCCCGGCATCGCCCACTTCGGGCACACCGGCACGGTCGCCTGGGCCATCACCAACGCCATGGCCGACTACCAGGACCTCTACCGCGAACGCCTGCGCCGCACAGGTGCGGGCGTCGAGGCGCTCGGTCCGGACGGCTGCTGGCGGCGGGTGGCCCGGCACATCGAACTCGTGCGGGTGGCGGGGGAGGAGCCCGTCGAGGTGGAGGTGCTCGAGACCGAACGGGGCCCGGTGATCGCCGGAGGACCGGAAGGCCTCGACGACGCCACCCCCGCCACCCCAGCCACCTCCGACGCTCCCGCCACCCCTGGCGCTCCCGCCACTCTCGGCGCTCCCGCCACTCCCGGCGCTCTCGGCACTCCTGAAGTGCCCGGCACTCCTGAACCGTCCGGAGTCCCCGGAACGCCTGGCGGCCTCGGCTCACGGGACCGAGCCCCCGGCACCCCCGACGGCGCCCCCGGCACCCCTCCGCTCGCGGTGAGCCTGCGCTATCCGCCCCGCGTCACCTCCGACCTCGGCTTCCAGACCCTGCTCCCGCTGCTGCGGGCCCGCCGGGTCGCGGACGTGGACCGGGCTTTCGACCACTGGGTCGAGCCCGTCAACGTCGTGCAGGCCGCCGACACCGAGGGCGGTCTGCTGCACCGGGTCGCGGGCCGGGTGCCGCGCCGCGCCGCGGCCAACGGCACCCGCGTCGTGCCCGCCTGGGAGCCCGGCCACGAGTGGACCGGCTGGCACGAGACGCCCCGCGCGGGACTGACCGACGGCGTCGCGGTGATGGCCAACCAGCGCGGTCCGGCGGCACGGCTGGGCGTCGAGTTCGCCGCGCCGCACCGTGCCGACCGCATCCGGACGCTGCTGGCACGCCGGCGGCATTGGTCCGCGTCCGACATGCGGGCCGTCCACACGGACACCCGTCTCGCCTCCGCCGAGCCACTGCTGGACTGCGTGTCCGCGCTCGACGACCTGACCGGCCCGGCCGCCGCACTGCGCGAGCGGCTGCTGCGCTGGGACCGCCGGATGGACGCCGACAGCGAGGACGCCGGCCGGTACGCGGCCCTGCGCGGCGCCGTCGTCCGCCGACTCGCCGCGCACCCGGCCTTCGCCGCCCTGACGGCCCCGCCCGCCTACCCGGACGTCCTCCTCCCCTGGCTGGCGCTGCTCCCGCGGATCGGATTCGCCCTCGAGCACCTGCTGCGCGCCGAGGAGTTGTACGGCGTCGACCGGCCGCGACTGGTGCGGGAGGCCCTCGAGGAGACGGCCGGGCAGCCGGCCGCCCGCTGGGGCGACACCCACCGCCTCGCCCCCTGGCGGGCCCTGCCCGACCCCTCGTACCGGGGACCGGCCCTGGCGGGCGACCACGACTGCGTGCTGTGCACCTCGTCCGTGCCCGGCGCGACCGACCTCGCCGCCCGCGGCCCGGCCGCCCGCTACGTATGGGACCTGGCCCGGCGCGAGGACAGCCTGTGGGTCGTCCCGCACGGCGCGTCCGGCGTCCCCGGACACCCCCACCACCACGATCAGCTCCCCCTGTGGCTCGAGGGCGAGCTGGCTCCCGTCGTCACCGACTGGGCGCAGCTGAAGAAGGAGAGCGACCATGACTGA
- a CDS encoding siderophore-interacting protein, with the protein MALGRGWEGAVLKLMRAKDFTLTVTAAEDVTGDYRRLQLSDGGLLASTGVHPTMWVRLWFDNAGRPHQRAYTLVDPDPVAGAFSLEFALHDGAASDWARAAKPGDTIEATVQGTGFAPPAAAPSHVLVIGDPASLPAINSLLGEGEGALGSAPATVWFEGEADGLPFRTDPARHEIRHVPRRDAGAELVERVRAELPGLLRATPDPYVWIACDTHTTRTLSAYLRKELDVPKERVHALGYWRAG; encoded by the coding sequence ATGGCACTTGGGCGGGGCTGGGAGGGCGCGGTCCTCAAGTTGATGCGGGCGAAGGACTTCACCCTCACCGTGACGGCCGCGGAGGACGTCACCGGCGACTACCGCCGGCTGCAGCTGTCGGACGGCGGACTGCTCGCCTCGACCGGCGTCCACCCGACGATGTGGGTGCGGCTCTGGTTCGACAACGCGGGCCGGCCCCATCAGCGCGCCTACACGCTGGTCGACCCCGACCCGGTGGCCGGTGCCTTCAGCCTGGAGTTCGCCCTGCACGACGGTGCCGCCAGCGACTGGGCCCGGGCGGCGAAGCCCGGCGACACCATCGAGGCGACCGTCCAGGGCACCGGCTTCGCACCGCCCGCAGCGGCTCCCTCGCACGTCCTCGTCATCGGCGACCCGGCCTCGCTGCCCGCCATCAACTCGCTGCTCGGCGAGGGCGAGGGCGCGCTCGGCTCCGCACCGGCCACCGTCTGGTTCGAGGGCGAGGCGGACGGCCTGCCCTTCCGGACCGACCCCGCCCGCCACGAGATACGGCACGTGCCCCGCCGCGACGCCGGCGCGGAGCTGGTCGAGCGGGTCAGGGCCGAGCTGCCCGGACTGCTGCGGGCCACCCCCGATCCGTACGTCTGGATCGCCTGCGACACCCACACCACCAGGACACTGTCGGCGTACCTGCGCAAGGAGCTGGACGTCCCGAAGGAGCGGGTGCACGCCCTGGGGTACTGGCGCGCGGGCTGA
- a CDS encoding HhH-GPD-type base excision DNA repair protein, which translates to MDVTLHLSQDPEADELLGRSPLAALVGMLLDQQVPMEWAFKGPRTIADRLGADDLDAQDIAVRDPEAFAALLSDKPAVHRYPGSMAKRIQQLCQYLVEHYDGDAAAVWKDAGTGEALLQRLEELPGFGRQKAQIFLALLGKQLGVRPTGWREAAGSYGEPKSFRSVADITGPESLDKVRAHKQEMKAAAKAAKAATGKAGKAGKAGKQAEKRETTG; encoded by the coding sequence ATGGACGTCACCCTTCACCTCTCCCAGGATCCCGAGGCCGACGAGCTCCTCGGGCGTTCACCGCTCGCCGCTCTGGTCGGGATGCTGCTGGACCAGCAGGTCCCGATGGAGTGGGCGTTCAAGGGTCCCCGGACGATCGCCGACCGGCTCGGCGCCGACGACCTGGACGCGCAGGACATCGCCGTCCGGGACCCGGAGGCCTTCGCCGCGCTGCTCTCCGACAAGCCGGCGGTGCACCGCTACCCCGGTTCCATGGCCAAGCGCATCCAGCAACTCTGCCAGTACCTCGTCGAGCACTACGACGGGGACGCGGCCGCCGTCTGGAAGGACGCCGGCACCGGCGAGGCGCTGCTCCAGCGCCTCGAGGAGCTGCCCGGCTTCGGCAGGCAGAAGGCACAGATCTTCCTCGCGCTGCTGGGCAAACAGCTCGGTGTACGGCCCACTGGCTGGCGGGAGGCGGCCGGCTCCTACGGGGAGCCGAAGTCCTTCCGGTCCGTCGCCGACATCACCGGCCCGGAGTCGCTGGACAAGGTCCGGGCGCACAAACAGGAGATGAAGGCGGCGGCGAAGGCCGCCAAGGCCGCGACCGGTAAGGCCGGGAAAGCGGGGAAAGCGGGGAAACAGGCCGAGAAACGGGAAACGACCGGCTGA
- a CDS encoding type II toxin-antitoxin system VapB family antitoxin, whose product MIFKRIGNGRPYPDHGRESTRQWADVAPRPVRLDQLVTTKQQLDLETLLAEDSTFYGDLFAHVVKWQGDLYLEDGLHRAVRAALQQRQVLHARVLELD is encoded by the coding sequence GTGATCTTCAAGCGCATCGGAAACGGCCGGCCGTACCCCGACCACGGCCGGGAAAGCACCCGGCAGTGGGCGGACGTCGCGCCGCGCCCGGTCCGCCTCGATCAGCTGGTGACCACCAAGCAGCAGCTCGACCTGGAAACCCTGCTCGCGGAGGACTCCACCTTCTACGGCGACCTGTTCGCGCACGTCGTGAAGTGGCAGGGTGACCTGTACCTGGAGGACGGACTGCACCGCGCGGTGCGGGCGGCGCTCCAGCAGCGACAGGTGCTGCACGCCCGCGTCCTCGAGCTGGACTGA
- a CDS encoding LytR C-terminal domain-containing protein — MGGKYRITGDKYPRMRPHRRRGRLAVVVVACGAVLGVAGWGTLQLIDVFTGGGGTATAADGCPKNKTKAGLAASPSASASAATSGGTGTGTGTAAGAGAGPGAVPKPAQITVNVFNATTRSGLAKTTADELKRRGFKIGEVGNAAKQYDKKVTGTGMLLGPASSLNTSLPVLATQLGTAERRTDAARKGTAVDLIIGNGFKALTGRAEATKALAALAAPHPTAGATTKKGC, encoded by the coding sequence ATGGGCGGCAAATACCGGATCACGGGGGACAAATACCCCCGCATGCGTCCCCATCGTCGACGCGGCCGGCTTGCCGTCGTGGTCGTCGCCTGTGGCGCCGTGCTCGGCGTGGCCGGCTGGGGCACCCTGCAGCTCATCGACGTCTTCACGGGCGGCGGGGGCACCGCCACGGCGGCGGACGGCTGCCCGAAGAACAAGACCAAGGCGGGACTCGCGGCCTCCCCCTCCGCCTCCGCGTCCGCTGCGACGAGCGGCGGCACGGGTACGGGTACGGGCACGGCAGCCGGAGCGGGTGCGGGACCGGGCGCGGTGCCCAAGCCCGCGCAGATCACGGTGAACGTCTTCAACGCCACCACCCGCAGCGGCCTCGCGAAGACGACCGCGGACGAGCTGAAGAGACGCGGCTTCAAGATCGGCGAGGTGGGCAACGCCGCCAAGCAGTACGACAAGAAGGTCACCGGGACCGGGATGCTGCTCGGCCCCGCGTCCTCGCTCAACACCTCGCTGCCGGTCCTCGCGACGCAGCTCGGCACCGCCGAGCGCCGCACCGACGCCGCCCGCAAGGGCACGGCGGTCGATCTGATCATCGGCAACGGCTTCAAGGCGCTCACCGGCCGTGCGGAGGCGACCAAGGCCCTGGCGGCGCTGGCCGCCCCGCACCCGACGGCAGGCGCCACCACGAAGAAGGGCTGCTGA
- the upp gene encoding uracil phosphoribosyltransferase: MRLHVVDHPLVAHKLTTLRDQRTDSATFRRLADELVTLLAYEATRDVRTEQVDIKTPVASTTGVKLSYPRPLVVPILRAGLGMLDGMVRLLPTAEVGFLGMIRNEETLEASTYATRMPEDLSGRQVYVLDPMLATGGTLVAAIRELIRRGADDVTAVVLLAAPEGVEIMERELAGSPVTVVTAAVDDHLNEHGYIVPGLGDAGDRLYGAAE, from the coding sequence ATGCGTCTCCACGTCGTCGACCACCCTCTGGTCGCCCACAAACTCACCACCCTGCGCGACCAGCGCACCGACTCCGCGACCTTCCGCCGGCTGGCCGACGAGCTGGTCACCCTGCTCGCCTACGAGGCCACGCGGGACGTGCGCACCGAACAGGTCGACATCAAGACGCCGGTCGCCTCGACCACCGGCGTCAAGCTCTCCTACCCGCGTCCGCTGGTCGTGCCGATCCTGCGCGCGGGCCTCGGCATGCTGGACGGCATGGTCCGGCTGCTGCCGACGGCGGAGGTGGGCTTCCTCGGCATGATCCGCAACGAGGAGACGCTGGAGGCGTCCACGTACGCCACCCGCATGCCGGAGGACCTCTCCGGCCGCCAGGTGTACGTCCTGGACCCGATGCTGGCCACCGGCGGCACGCTGGTCGCCGCGATCCGCGAGCTGATCCGGCGCGGCGCCGACGACGTCACGGCCGTGGTGCTGCTCGCCGCGCCGGAGGGCGTGGAGATCATGGAGCGTGAGCTCGCGGGCTCTCCGGTCACCGTCGTCACGGCGGCCGTCGACGACCACCTCAACGAGCACGGCTACATCGTCCCCGGCCTGGGCGACGCGGGAGACCGGCTGTACGGGGCGGCGGAATAA
- the tadA gene encoding tRNA adenosine(34) deaminase TadA yields the protein MRLALDEARLAARGGDVPVGAVVLAPDGTTVLARGHNEREAGGDPTAHAEVLAVRRAAEATGGWRLSGCTLLVTLEPCTMCAGALVQSRVDRVVYGARDDKAGAVGSLWDVVRDRRLNHRPEVIEGVLAKECAQLLTDFFRER from the coding sequence ATGCGGCTCGCCCTGGACGAGGCCCGGCTGGCCGCCCGTGGCGGAGACGTCCCGGTCGGCGCCGTGGTGCTGGCCCCGGACGGCACCACCGTCCTCGCCAGAGGTCACAACGAACGCGAGGCCGGCGGCGATCCGACGGCCCACGCGGAGGTGCTCGCCGTCCGGCGGGCGGCCGAGGCGACGGGCGGGTGGCGGCTGTCCGGCTGCACGCTCCTCGTAACCCTCGAACCGTGCACGATGTGCGCGGGCGCCCTCGTGCAGTCGCGGGTGGACCGGGTCGTCTACGGGGCCCGCGACGACAAGGCGGGCGCGGTCGGCTCCCTCTGGGACGTCGTCCGCGACCGACGGCTCAATCACCGGCCCGAGGTGATCGAGGGCGTGCTCGCCAAGGAGTGCGCGCAACTCCTCACGGACTTCTTCCGCGAGCGCTGA
- a CDS encoding DUF6082 family protein, which translates to MSQSLTEHRIIFKWTATVLAAVAVLVGAPLLLGRLTPAGTNWERLSDISQTYGTPLSIAALAGVAVSLVYQSRQTAVTYAEAQRASHRQLVIMAIDDPELMVCWEPFTVPVTALDAKQIAYTNLIVSNWSADYRLRRCPTW; encoded by the coding sequence GTGTCCCAGTCGCTCACGGAACATCGCATCATCTTCAAGTGGACTGCGACAGTCCTAGCGGCCGTCGCCGTACTAGTCGGTGCACCGCTGCTACTCGGAAGATTGACGCCAGCGGGAACGAACTGGGAGAGGCTGAGCGACATCAGCCAGACCTACGGCACCCCGCTGTCCATAGCTGCTCTCGCAGGAGTGGCGGTGTCGTTGGTCTATCAGTCCCGTCAAACGGCCGTCACGTACGCGGAAGCCCAGCGTGCCTCTCATCGGCAACTTGTGATCATGGCCATCGATGACCCTGAGCTAATGGTTTGCTGGGAGCCGTTCACTGTCCCTGTGACAGCGTTGGACGCAAAACAGATCGCCTACACGAACCTGATCGTCAGCAACTGGTCTGCGGACTACCGACTAAGACGGTGTCCTACGTGGTGA
- a CDS encoding IS5 family transposase (programmed frameshift), giving the protein MGRGKWSWIVPDGLWELARPLIPEDRVRPQGGGTPNAPDETLFAAIVYVLVSGCAWRALPPCFGISKSTAHRRFLIWSRAGVWGRLHEAVLHRLDDAGLIDVSRVVLDSAHVRAKKGGRHTGPSPVDRGKPGSKMHVLSDANGLPLVVGVSAANVHDSEGLKPMVAGHQTRHDPHNGRYFKPQRLHADKAYDIPHLRKWLRGKRIGVRIARKGIESSERLGRRRWVIERTISWLSGYRRLSPRYERDPRNYLAFLGLAAAMCCYKRFVRLTT; this is encoded by the exons ATGGGGCGGGGTAAGTGGAGTTGGATTGTTCCGGACGGCTTGTGGGAGCTCGCCAGGCCGTTGATTCCGGAGGACCGGGTGCGGCCGCAGGGCGGTGGAACGCCGAACGCGCCTGATGAGACGCTGTTCGCGGCGATCGTCTATGTGCTGGTCAGCGGGTGCGCCTGGCGGGCCCTGCCGCCGTGCTTCGGGATATCGAAGTCGACGGCCCATCGCCGATTCCTGATCTGGTCGCGGGCCGGGGTATGGGGCCGGCTGCACGAGGCGGTCCTGCATCGGCTCGACGACGCGGGCCTCATCGACGTCTCCCGCGTGGTGCTCGATTCCGCCCACGTGCGGGCTA AAAAAGGGGGCAGACACACAGGTCCGAGCCCCGTGGACCGGGGCAAGCCGGGTTCCAAGATGCACGTTCTGTCGGACGCGAACGGACTGCCCCTGGTCGTCGGCGTCTCCGCCGCCAACGTCCACGACAGCGAAGGGCTGAAGCCCATGGTGGCCGGTCACCAAACGAGACACGACCCCCACAACGGCCGCTACTTCAAGCCTCAGCGCCTACACGCGGACAAGGCCTACGACATTCCCCACCTACGGAAATGGTTACGGGGCAAGCGCATCGGCGTGCGTATCGCCCGCAAGGGCATCGAGTCCAGCGAACGCTTGGGCCGACGAAGGTGGGTGATCGAGCGCACGATCTCGTGGCTGTCCGGCTACCGCAGACTCAGCCCTCGCTATGAACGCGATCCACGCAACTACCTGGCCTTTCTCGGCCTCGCCGCAGCAATGTGCTGCTACAAGCGATTCGTCCGCCTCACCACGTAG
- a CDS encoding DUF6082 family protein gives MNRPTSDHHVGHRLKRFNDAALRVRCETHFRGEIARKHWENGGADWRRFAEAIGTPRLRRFVSAMDTAYAAAVASGPPRLSSSYFAPPE, from the coding sequence ATGAACAGACCAACGAGCGATCACCACGTAGGACACCGTCTAAAGCGGTTTAACGACGCAGCGCTACGGGTGCGCTGCGAGACGCACTTTCGAGGCGAGATAGCCCGAAAGCACTGGGAGAACGGTGGCGCAGACTGGCGGCGATTCGCCGAAGCCATCGGGACCCCTCGCCTCCGTCGATTCGTCTCGGCGATGGATACGGCATACGCGGCGGCCGTCGCCTCGGGTCCCCCACGTCTTTCAAGCAGCTACTTCGCCCCTCCTGAATAG
- a CDS encoding YdcF family protein: MISAQAWADAQTLWDFQQMGHEPRPCSVAVGLGSHDLGVADTAAELYHRGMFPLVVFTGATSRTTQERMPRGEAEHYRERAVELGVPAGAILVEPNARNTGDNIRFSRAVLEERGVPVSSVLLVSKPYEERRSYATARKLWPGVEWVCASTPMTLPEYVDSIGDARLVLDMMVGAQQRLMIYPRQGFMIEQQIPDDVRAAFERLRDGGFTSRLAPETADQA, from the coding sequence GTGATCTCGGCTCAGGCGTGGGCGGACGCTCAGACACTGTGGGACTTCCAGCAGATGGGCCACGAGCCCCGTCCATGCTCCGTGGCTGTCGGTCTCGGCAGTCACGACCTCGGGGTGGCCGACACCGCAGCGGAGCTGTACCACCGGGGCATGTTCCCGCTCGTCGTCTTCACCGGGGCGACCAGTCGTACGACTCAGGAGCGGATGCCGCGCGGCGAGGCCGAGCACTACCGCGAGCGCGCTGTAGAGCTGGGGGTGCCGGCGGGGGCGATCCTCGTTGAGCCCAACGCGCGGAACACGGGAGACAACATCCGCTTTTCTCGCGCGGTCCTGGAAGAGCGGGGCGTGCCTGTCTCGTCCGTTCTGCTGGTCAGCAAGCCGTACGAGGAACGGCGTTCGTACGCGACCGCCCGGAAGCTGTGGCCGGGTGTCGAGTGGGTGTGTGCGTCCACCCCTATGACACTCCCCGAGTACGTCGACTCGATCGGGGACGCGCGCCTTGTACTCGACATGATGGTCGGTGCTCAGCAGCGACTCATGATCTACCCCCGGCAGGGGTTCATGATCGAGCAGCAGATTCCCGACGACGTCCGGGCCGCGTTCGAGCGGCTACGCGACGGCGGCTTCACGAGTCGGCTCGCGCCGGAAACCGCAGATCAGGCCTGA
- a CDS encoding Dabb family protein, with the protein MIRHLVLFKLNEGVERDDPRVVRGEAAFRALGGQIDELRFWELGWNISERPIAYDFAINSAVEDADALKRYLEHPAHQAGVTLWREFATWVVADYEV; encoded by the coding sequence ATGATCCGCCACCTGGTCCTGTTCAAGCTCAACGAGGGCGTCGAGCGCGACGACCCCCGGGTGGTGCGGGGCGAGGCGGCCTTCCGGGCCCTGGGCGGGCAGATCGACGAGCTGCGCTTCTGGGAGCTGGGCTGGAACATCAGCGAGCGGCCCATCGCCTACGACTTCGCGATCAACTCGGCGGTCGAGGACGCGGACGCCCTCAAGCGGTACCTCGAGCACCCGGCCCACCAGGCGGGCGTCACGCTGTGGCGGGAGTTCGCCACGTGGGTGGTCGCCGACTACGAGGTCTGA
- a CDS encoding RNA polymerase sigma factor SigF translates to MALTLSASTAPPQTEAPSAPVTASASASFPGPVAASTPAPAPAPAMEAVEATQTVQAPQVAQVPQVAQAVEAPQAVEAMEAAPAPERRRGADTRALTQVLFGELKQLQPGTPEHNRVRGALIEANLPLVRYAAARFRSRNEPMEDVVQVGTIGLINAIDRFDPERGVQFPTFAMPTVIGEIKRYFRDNVRTVHVPRRLHELWVQVNSATEDLTTAFGRTPTTAEIAERLRIGEDEVLSCIEAGRSYHATSLEAAQEGDGLPGLLDRLGYEDPALDGVEHRDLVRHLLVQLPEREQRILLLRYYSNLTQSQISAELGVSQMHVSRLLARSFQRLRSANRIEA, encoded by the coding sequence GTGGCGTTGACCTTGTCGGCCAGTACTGCGCCGCCTCAGACAGAGGCGCCCTCGGCACCCGTCACGGCGTCGGCCTCCGCGTCCTTTCCGGGCCCGGTCGCGGCCTCGACCCCGGCCCCCGCTCCCGCGCCCGCCATGGAGGCCGTGGAGGCCACACAGACCGTGCAGGCCCCCCAGGTCGCCCAAGTCCCCCAGGTCGCCCAGGCGGTCGAGGCTCCGCAGGCCGTGGAGGCCATGGAGGCCGCTCCCGCCCCGGAGCGGCGCCGCGGCGCCGACACCCGGGCGCTGACCCAGGTGCTCTTCGGCGAGCTCAAGCAGCTCCAGCCGGGCACACCGGAGCACAACCGCGTGCGCGGGGCGCTCATCGAGGCGAACCTCCCGCTCGTGCGCTACGCGGCCGCCCGCTTCCGCTCCCGCAACGAGCCGATGGAGGACGTGGTCCAGGTCGGCACCATCGGCCTGATCAACGCCATCGACCGCTTCGACCCGGAACGGGGCGTGCAGTTCCCGACGTTCGCGATGCCCACGGTCATCGGCGAGATCAAGCGGTACTTCCGGGACAACGTCCGCACAGTGCACGTACCGCGCCGGCTCCACGAGCTGTGGGTGCAGGTCAACAGCGCGACCGAGGACCTGACGACCGCCTTCGGCCGCACCCCGACGACGGCGGAGATCGCCGAACGGCTGCGCATCGGCGAGGACGAGGTGCTCTCCTGCATCGAGGCCGGCCGCTCGTACCACGCCACTTCGCTGGAGGCCGCCCAGGAGGGCGACGGACTGCCCGGCCTGCTGGACCGCCTCGGCTACGAGGACCCGGCACTGGACGGCGTGGAGCACCGCGACCTCGTCCGCCACCTCCTGGTCCAGCTCCCGGAGCGTGAGCAGCGCATCCTGCTGCTGCGCTACTACAGCAACCTGACGCAGTCCCAGATCAGCGCGGAACTCGGCGTCTCCCAGATGCATGTCTCCCGCCTGCTGGCGCGCAGCTTCCAGCGACTGCGCTCCGCCAACCGCATCGAGGCGTGA
- a CDS encoding RNA polymerase sigma factor SigF encodes MSAEQGSSKVLTLTLTPSESAPVAPVEPDVLDDVTAPEAPAAPALTATGAIDTRTLSRSLFLRLATLAEDSPERVYVRDTLIELNLPLVRYAAARFRSRNEPMEDIVQVGTIGLIKAIDRFDCERGVEFPTFAMPTVVGEIKRFFRDTSWSVRVPRRLQELRLALTKASDELSQKLDRSPTVAELATVLGVSEEDVVDGLAVGNAYTASSLDSPAPEDDGGEGSLADRLGYEDTALEGVEYRESLKPLLAKLPPRERRIIMLRFFANMTQSQIGEEVGISQMHVSRLLTRTLAQLREGLISD; translated from the coding sequence ATGTCCGCAGAACAGGGCAGCTCGAAGGTGCTCACGCTCACGCTCACGCCGAGCGAGTCCGCGCCCGTCGCGCCTGTCGAGCCCGACGTGCTCGACGACGTCACAGCCCCCGAGGCCCCCGCGGCCCCGGCTCTCACGGCCACGGGGGCCATCGACACCCGCACCCTGTCCCGCTCTCTGTTCCTGCGACTGGCCACTCTCGCCGAGGACAGCCCCGAGCGCGTGTACGTCCGGGACACCCTCATCGAGCTCAACCTCCCGCTCGTGCGCTACGCGGCGGCCCGCTTCCGCTCGCGCAACGAGCCGATGGAGGACATCGTCCAGGTCGGCACCATCGGCCTGATCAAGGCGATCGACCGCTTCGACTGCGAACGGGGCGTGGAGTTCCCGACGTTCGCGATGCCGACGGTCGTGGGCGAGATCAAGCGCTTCTTCCGCGACACGTCCTGGTCGGTGCGCGTCCCACGCCGGCTGCAGGAGCTGCGGCTGGCGCTCACCAAGGCCAGCGACGAGCTCTCGCAGAAGCTGGACCGCTCCCCGACGGTCGCCGAACTCGCCACGGTGCTGGGCGTCTCCGAGGAGGACGTCGTCGACGGCCTCGCCGTCGGCAACGCCTACACCGCCTCCTCGCTGGACTCCCCGGCGCCGGAGGACGACGGCGGTGAGGGTTCCCTCGCGGACCGCCTCGGCTACGAGGACACCGCGCTCGAGGGCGTGGAGTACCGCGAGTCGCTGAAGCCGCTGCTGGCCAAGCTCCCGCCGCGCGAGCGCCGCATCATCATGCTGCGCTTCTTCGCCAACATGACCCAGTCCCAGATCGGCGAGGAGGTCGGCATCTCCCAGATGCACGTCTCCCGTCTCCTCACCCGGACGCTGGCCCAGCTGCGTGAGGGCCTCATCTCCGACTAG